A genomic region of Maledivibacter sp. contains the following coding sequences:
- a CDS encoding ADP-ribosylglycohydrolase family protein: protein MSNISFQDRVKGVVIGTAYGDALGATIEKLSYEEIKARYGRVDDLRTEWWKSDWSLEDRKNKTRGNGIVTDDTLMTLALMNVYNNLQRHIDSYDMADEFIKEIAFRKRYIPEFQKEAHIIDRLFYPDKYIFMRHTLANCDPREGGVGNMVNCGAAMYISPIGIVNACNPRAAYDEAILFAMGHQCSYGLEAAGVLAACVAKAFVPNTTIDEVARTAIQFANDGTQMAIKDIYEAAIKLREYRDDKDLIVNEFHKVIKKYSPMGDDVARKIEKVGMPSNHYTPSRLFSIEELPIALGYCVLHEGDFSSAVIDGVNSGRDTDSIGVMIASILGAMYGSSIVKNEDIELLEKVNKCDLIKDAHKFARTASRIINEDMRVLREISDHIDNINN from the coding sequence ATGAGTAATATAAGCTTTCAAGATAGAGTAAAGGGAGTAGTAATTGGAACAGCCTATGGTGATGCTTTAGGAGCAACAATAGAAAAGCTATCATATGAAGAGATAAAGGCTAGGTATGGAAGAGTAGATGACTTAAGGACTGAGTGGTGGAAGTCGGATTGGTCACTAGAAGACAGAAAAAACAAGACAAGGGGGAATGGCATAGTAACAGATGATACCCTTATGACCTTAGCCCTTATGAATGTTTATAATAATCTTCAAAGACACATCGATTCATATGATATGGCAGATGAGTTTATAAAGGAAATAGCCTTTAGGAAAAGATATATACCTGAATTCCAAAAGGAAGCCCATATAATAGATCGTTTATTTTATCCTGATAAATACATCTTTATGAGGCATACCCTTGCAAATTGTGACCCTAGAGAAGGGGGCGTTGGAAATATGGTTAACTGTGGGGCTGCAATGTATATATCTCCAATAGGTATAGTTAATGCGTGCAATCCAAGGGCAGCCTATGATGAAGCTATTCTTTTCGCCATGGGACATCAATGCAGCTATGGATTAGAAGCTGCAGGAGTTTTGGCTGCTTGTGTTGCAAAAGCCTTTGTTCCAAATACTACTATTGATGAAGTTGCCAGAACAGCTATACAATTTGCTAATGATGGAACGCAAATGGCAATAAAGGATATATATGAAGCTGCTATAAAACTTCGGGAGTATAGGGATGATAAAGATTTAATAGTTAATGAGTTCCATAAAGTCATCAAGAAATATTCTCCTATGGGTGATGATGTAGCTAGAAAAATTGAAAAAGTGGGTATGCCAAGTAATCATTATACCCCAAGTAGATTGTTTAGTATTGAGGAGTTGCCTATTGCCCTTGGATATTGTGTATTACATGAAGGCGATTTTTCATCGGCTGTTATAGATGGGGTAAACTCAGGGAGGGATACTGATTCAATAGGTGTAATGATCGCTTCTATTCTGGGAGCAATGTATGGAAGCAGTATAGTCAAAAATGAAGATATTGAATTATTAGAAAAAGTTAATAAATGCGATTTGATCAAAGATGCCCATAAATTTGCTAGGACGGCAAGTAGAATAATTAATGAAGATATGAGGGTATTAAGGGAAATATCAGATCATATCGATAATATAAATAATTAA
- a CDS encoding extracellular solute-binding protein, which translates to MRKILALLLSIALVFSLIGCGSTSKEETNPASNESTPTESQEATNNSDTKSTETITLKMVMKDLSPSNPGDVKYVEALEQGLAKQGTNVKLEIVEMPAGNYAEKLNLLLLGGKIPDIIYFQGGDKQIAEQGILEDLTSYIEKSEIVQKAMQPHNRKRMENYPYLIWLNPIKTKAPVVRRDWFEASETGKALLENPTLDNYYNFLKELKEKDLSGDGMPKYGLTVSGKILELDSIFNQAFGVTGAWVKDSEGKFVYGKVSGFEKEKLAFYQKLYKEGILDPEYLTKKWDTKEKAFYDNTVGMIIGSTGKVIDIYDGKMKKANGEGASLMVLPPAKGKGQGYLPIDVTKESRGVAISSLSENKDLAFKVIEYIASDEGQMLERLGFEGEHYEIKDNEINLTEKSQEWFAKFFEVYSWQPTISIATPLLSEPAVDSMKKAEEYYVEDVNFLIPEEYVASWDAMTNLYKEYSADIITGKKSIDKFDEFVKLWYEAGGKEITEYANEALK; encoded by the coding sequence ATGAGAAAAATTCTTGCTTTATTATTGTCAATTGCTTTAGTTTTTTCATTAATTGGTTGTGGCAGTACTTCAAAGGAGGAGACTAATCCCGCATCCAATGAATCAACTCCAACTGAAAGTCAAGAAGCAACAAATAATAGTGATACAAAGAGTACTGAGACTATTACTTTAAAAATGGTAATGAAGGATTTATCACCATCAAATCCAGGGGATGTCAAATATGTTGAAGCACTAGAACAGGGGCTAGCAAAGCAAGGAACCAATGTTAAGCTTGAAATTGTAGAAATGCCTGCGGGAAATTATGCTGAAAAACTAAACCTATTACTACTTGGTGGAAAAATTCCTGACATAATATATTTCCAAGGTGGCGACAAGCAGATAGCCGAACAAGGTATACTTGAAGATCTAACATCATACATAGAGAAATCTGAAATAGTACAAAAAGCAATGCAGCCTCACAATAGAAAGAGAATGGAGAACTATCCATACCTAATATGGCTAAATCCAATCAAGACAAAGGCACCAGTTGTTAGAAGGGATTGGTTTGAAGCTAGTGAGACGGGAAAAGCATTACTTGAAAATCCTACCCTAGACAATTACTATAACTTCTTAAAGGAATTAAAAGAGAAGGACCTTAGTGGAGATGGTATGCCTAAATATGGATTAACTGTTTCTGGAAAAATCCTAGAGCTAGATTCAATTTTTAATCAAGCCTTTGGGGTTACAGGAGCTTGGGTTAAGGATTCAGAGGGTAAATTTGTTTATGGTAAAGTTAGTGGGTTTGAAAAAGAAAAACTAGCTTTCTATCAAAAACTATATAAAGAAGGCATCTTAGATCCTGAGTATTTAACTAAAAAATGGGATACCAAGGAAAAAGCCTTTTATGATAACACAGTTGGTATGATAATTGGTTCAACCGGTAAAGTAATCGATATCTATGATGGCAAAATGAAAAAGGCTAATGGGGAAGGTGCGAGTTTGATGGTACTGCCACCGGCTAAGGGTAAGGGCCAAGGATATTTACCGATCGATGTCACTAAGGAAAGTAGGGGAGTTGCAATATCCTCATTATCTGAAAATAAGGATTTAGCATTTAAAGTTATTGAGTATATTGCTAGTGATGAAGGACAAATGCTAGAGAGATTAGGCTTTGAAGGAGAACATTATGAAATCAAGGATAATGAAATCAATTTAACTGAAAAATCCCAAGAATGGTTTGCAAAATTCTTTGAAGTTTATTCATGGCAGCCAACTATATCAATTGCTACACCTTTATTATCTGAACCAGCTGTGGATTCCATGAAAAAGGCTGAAGAGTATTATGTAGAAGATGTAAACTTCCTAATACCTGAGGAATATGTAGCAAGCTGGGATGCAATGACTAACCTTTATAAGGAGTACTCTGCAGATATAATCACTGGTAAAAAATCTATTGACAAATTCGATGAATTCGTAAAGCTATGGTATGAAGCAGGTGGAAAAGAAATTACTGAGTATGCAAATGAAGCATTAAAGTAG
- a CDS encoding carbohydrate ABC transporter permease: MNKRKSEKVFYTIVLVVLFIVTLTMLVPILNILALSLSDPSRIDEVKGMTIIPKGFSLINYKVLLSNPKVLRSIFNSLFITITATTLNILLTSISAYVLTRKGLIGRKFLLGMLIVIMVFEPGLVPEYLNIIRLGLVDSYLSVILYKAINVYYLIILMRFFEEVPESLIEAAKIDGASHITILFRIMLPLAKPAIATVGLFYTVFHWNEYFRASIYLNDTAKWPLQVVLRQFVVLDDTSSMIGAEKLLAFSDAAQLNYNALQAGTIIIAMIPVLLLYPLILKYFTKGTFDGGVKY, encoded by the coding sequence ATGAATAAAAGGAAAAGTGAAAAGGTTTTCTATACCATAGTCTTGGTGGTATTATTTATAGTTACTTTAACTATGCTAGTTCCTATATTAAATATTTTAGCACTTTCTTTATCAGATCCTTCAAGGATAGATGAAGTCAAAGGAATGACAATCATCCCAAAGGGTTTTTCATTAATTAACTATAAAGTATTACTTTCAAACCCTAAGGTTTTAAGGAGTATCTTTAATAGTTTATTTATAACGATTACGGCAACGACACTTAACATATTATTGACAAGTATTTCTGCCTATGTATTAACAAGGAAGGGCTTAATAGGTCGAAAATTTTTATTGGGTATGCTTATAGTTATTATGGTTTTTGAGCCGGGATTAGTACCAGAATATTTAAATATTATAAGACTTGGATTAGTAGATAGCTATCTATCAGTAATTTTATATAAGGCAATAAATGTTTATTATTTGATAATTCTTATGAGATTTTTTGAAGAAGTACCCGAGTCTTTAATAGAAGCGGCAAAGATAGATGGAGCTTCACATATAACCATTCTATTTAGAATAATGCTGCCCTTAGCAAAACCTGCGATAGCTACTGTAGGATTATTTTATACAGTTTTTCATTGGAACGAATATTTTAGGGCATCGATTTATTTGAATGATACTGCAAAGTGGCCTCTACAAGTAGTTTTGAGACAATTTGTAGTATTAGATGATACCTCATCAATGATAGGGGCAGAAAAACTGTTAGCCTTTAGTGATGCTGCACAGCTTAATTACAATGCTCTTCAAGCAGGGACCATTATTATTGCTATGATTCCTGTGTTATTACTCTATCCTCTAATATTAAAGTACTTTACAAAGGGTACTTTTGATGGTGGAGTTAAATATTAA
- a CDS encoding ABC transporter permease subunit → MQNLSNLRKNNSRRIISKLKEDSVLYLLIIPCILYFIVFHYLPLIGMKLAFEDYRIIGDNIFVGLKHFKTLFNSPAFFNVLKNTVLISTMKIFICFPIPIVLSLLINEIRSSKYRKYIQSVIYLPHFLSWVVIAGVWISLLSPSTGAVSQIVEVFNGTPVDYMTSKQHIRWVLVFSEMWRSAGWDSIIYLAAITKISYSLYEAAMVEGANRWQQTIYITLPELSSTIVTVFILNLGFFMNAGFDQVYNMMNDSVISVVDILDTYVYRVGLANGQYAYATAASLFKGIIGIVLISCTHFISKKITGKGIW, encoded by the coding sequence ATGCAAAACCTTTCAAATCTTAGAAAGAATAATTCAAGAAGAATAATAAGCAAGTTAAAGGAAGATAGTGTTTTGTATTTATTAATAATACCTTGTATTTTGTACTTTATTGTCTTTCACTATCTCCCGCTCATTGGTATGAAGTTAGCATTTGAGGATTATAGAATTATTGGTGATAATATTTTTGTAGGACTAAAGCATTTTAAAACCCTATTTAATTCTCCAGCTTTCTTTAATGTTCTTAAAAATACTGTACTTATAAGTACAATGAAAATATTTATATGCTTTCCAATACCAATAGTATTGTCTTTATTAATTAATGAGATTAGATCTAGTAAATATAGAAAATATATTCAATCAGTAATATATTTACCCCATTTTCTATCTTGGGTGGTTATTGCTGGAGTATGGATTTCTCTATTATCTCCAAGCACTGGAGCTGTTAGTCAAATAGTTGAAGTTTTCAATGGAACTCCTGTAGATTATATGACTAGTAAACAACATATTAGATGGGTACTCGTTTTTTCTGAGATGTGGAGGAGTGCAGGTTGGGATTCTATAATCTATTTAGCTGCAATAACTAAGATAAGTTATTCATTATATGAGGCTGCAATGGTAGAAGGGGCAAATAGATGGCAGCAAACTATTTATATTACTTTACCAGAGCTAAGCTCAACAATAGTTACTGTATTCATATTGAACTTAGGATTTTTTATGAATGCGGGATTCGATCAAGTATATAACATGATGAATGATTCGGTTATTAGTGTGGTAGATATATTAGATACATATGTATATCGTGTAGGCTTGGCTAATGGACAATATGCATATGCCACAGCGGCCAGTCTATTTAAAGGTATTATAGGTATTGTACTTATATCATGTACACATTTTATATCTAAAAAGATAACTGGCAAAGGAATATGGTAG
- the rbsK gene encoding ribokinase, with the protein MKSKIVVVGSINADLVAITNKRPLPGETVLGEDFFIVPGGKGANQAVAASRLGIETYMVGCIGKDSNGDYLYTSLKNEGVNVDYIRKIADVSTGTAVITLEEGENSIIVIPGTNYEVTPQIIKAMENVFIKADIVILQLEIPIETVEYVASLCKGKNIPVILNPAPAVKLSKELIENVSYITPNEHEYEIVFDTNEEINELLKKYPNKLLITQGDKGVVFNNGKDLVTVDSIEADVIDTTGAGDTFNGALAYALTNQYDLKNAIHFANTAAGLSVTKLGAQTGMPSLKEVLHKL; encoded by the coding sequence ATGAAATCAAAAATAGTTGTTGTAGGGAGTATAAATGCCGATTTGGTAGCAATAACAAACAAAAGGCCATTGCCTGGAGAAACAGTACTTGGAGAAGATTTCTTCATAGTACCCGGTGGCAAGGGTGCAAATCAGGCTGTGGCTGCATCACGACTAGGAATAGAGACCTATATGGTAGGATGCATCGGAAAGGATAGTAATGGTGATTACTTATATACTTCCTTAAAAAATGAAGGAGTTAATGTAGATTATATAAGGAAAATTGCTGATGTATCTACTGGAACCGCAGTTATTACTCTAGAAGAAGGAGAAAATAGCATAATAGTAATACCAGGTACAAATTATGAGGTGACGCCTCAAATCATTAAAGCTATGGAAAATGTTTTCATAAAAGCAGATATTGTCATATTACAACTAGAGATACCTATTGAAACCGTAGAATATGTAGCTAGTTTATGCAAGGGGAAAAATATTCCTGTTATACTAAATCCTGCTCCAGCAGTTAAGTTATCCAAGGAACTAATTGAAAATGTATCATATATAACTCCTAACGAGCATGAATATGAAATAGTTTTTGATACAAATGAGGAGATTAATGAATTACTAAAAAAATATCCCAATAAACTATTGATTACACAAGGGGATAAAGGCGTTGTTTTCAATAACGGTAAGGATTTGGTTACAGTAGATAGCATAGAAGCCGATGTGATTGATACAACAGGAGCCGGAGATACCTTTAATGGAGCATTAGCATATGCTTTGACAAATCAATATGATTTAAAAAACGCAATTCATTTTGCCAATACAGCGGCTGGACTATCAGTCACTAAACTAGGAGCCCAAACTGGGATGCCTAGTCTTAAGGAGGTACTTCATAAACTTTAA
- a CDS encoding DUF4387 domain-containing protein, translated as METLYELAKVIRSKNSGPFSITLDVLFDEKSKYEKVKKSGVLTKERIASLYNILETNSISLVFFDQALGIKITFNRDISSGTIGDRDVYGAQQHAPLMKILIPQ; from the coding sequence ATGGAAACATTATATGAGTTGGCTAAGGTTATAAGAAGTAAAAACTCTGGGCCTTTTAGCATCACCCTTGATGTGTTATTTGATGAAAAAAGTAAGTATGAAAAAGTTAAAAAGTCAGGTGTGCTGACAAAAGAAAGGATTGCCAGCCTCTATAATATCCTGGAGACTAATTCAATAAGCTTAGTTTTCTTTGATCAAGCATTAGGAATAAAGATCACATTCAATAGAGACATATCATCGGGAACCATTGGAGATAGAGATGTATATGGGGCACAGCAGCATGCACCCCTTATGAAAATATTAATACCCCAATAA
- a CDS encoding DUF1446 domain-containing protein produces MLECRILSPCGILGYGYPMESFLEGIKYKPHAIVVDAGSTDAGPHKLGAGIGIVSRMAVKKDLEPMLTYGVKNDIPVIIGSAGGAGGKPHVDWTMEIIKEILFKNKINEEIAVIWADIPKDRVKYGIKNNEVMPLENVHELTEKIVDQTNGIVGQMGVEPILEVLRKGVKIIVCGRAYDPAPFAAVGIYNGFKPALAYHLGKILECGALCAEPGTTKDCILGVLRENDFLVRPLNNKRRCSPTSVAAHTFYEKDHPYLLLGPGIRLNLARCNFEQYEEGVVKVSGSEVEYTDPYYIKLEGARKVAYRTFVVAGIRDPLMIDRIDDIEEDIKVQVETYFREIPTTDYKINFYNYGKNGVMGVKEPEKFAGYEIGLMMEVLAKTQELANTICAALRSTLLHYPYGGRKSTAGNLAFPFAPSDVEFGAVYEFSVYHLIKVKNGLELFEIEYLGG; encoded by the coding sequence TTGTTGGAATGTAGAATATTATCTCCATGTGGAATTTTAGGATATGGATATCCGATGGAATCTTTCCTTGAAGGAATAAAATATAAGCCACATGCCATAGTTGTGGATGCAGGTTCAACCGATGCTGGGCCACATAAGCTAGGAGCAGGAATAGGTATAGTTAGTAGAATGGCAGTTAAGAAGGATTTAGAACCAATGCTTACCTATGGAGTGAAGAATGATATACCTGTGATAATAGGTTCAGCGGGTGGAGCGGGAGGAAAGCCCCATGTAGATTGGACTATGGAGATTATTAAAGAAATTTTATTTAAAAACAAGATCAATGAAGAAATTGCAGTAATTTGGGCGGATATACCTAAGGATAGGGTAAAATATGGAATAAAAAATAATGAAGTTATGCCCCTAGAAAATGTTCATGAATTGACAGAAAAAATAGTTGATCAAACAAATGGAATAGTAGGGCAAATGGGAGTAGAACCAATTTTAGAAGTCCTTAGGAAAGGAGTAAAGATAATTGTATGTGGTAGAGCATATGATCCCGCACCCTTTGCCGCAGTTGGAATATATAATGGTTTTAAGCCTGCCCTAGCATATCATCTAGGGAAGATACTGGAATGTGGAGCTTTATGTGCAGAGCCTGGGACAACGAAAGATTGTATTCTGGGTGTCCTAAGGGAAAACGATTTTTTAGTAAGACCTTTAAATAATAAAAGAAGGTGTTCACCTACAAGCGTCGCAGCCCATACTTTTTATGAGAAAGACCACCCATATTTACTTCTTGGGCCGGGTATACGTCTCAATCTAGCAAGATGTAATTTTGAGCAGTATGAAGAAGGAGTGGTAAAGGTTTCAGGTAGTGAGGTAGAATACACTGATCCCTATTATATAAAACTAGAGGGGGCCAGAAAAGTGGCCTATAGAACCTTTGTAGTGGCTGGTATTAGGGATCCACTTATGATAGATAGGATAGATGATATAGAAGAAGATATAAAGGTTCAGGTAGAAACATATTTTAGGGAAATTCCCACGACTGATTATAAAATAAACTTCTACAATTATGGGAAAAATGGAGTGATGGGAGTAAAGGAACCGGAGAAGTTTGCAGGTTATGAGATTGGTTTAATGATGGAGGTTTTAGCAAAAACACAGGAATTGGCGAATACAATATGTGCGGCCCTTCGGTCTACACTGTTACATTATCCCTATGGGGGAAGAAAATCCACGGCGGGTAACTTGGCATTTCCCTTTGCGCCTAGTGATGTTGAGTTTGGTGCAGTTTATGAATTTTCAGTGTATCATTTAATCAAAGTAAAAAATGGATTAGAATTATTTGAGATTGAATACTTAGGAGGCTAG
- a CDS encoding FadR family transcriptional regulator yields MAFKKVRSERLSDKVVSQILGLIERGKLKPGDKLPSETEFSKQLGISRGILREALTILQSKGYVSRKPKDGTYIREFFEKKDFQGSILESFQKASYLDLLEMREPLEIKIVELVIRRSTDEELEEIEKTLVQNPDDFSLVSDQAFHQKIASLTKNTILTNFMYVYYDMIHDLANKTLRSGERREQLINEHMDILKALKERDIEKAQATMSFHLKKVKETVRNMKMDLDIDS; encoded by the coding sequence ATGGCTTTTAAAAAAGTGCGGTCTGAGAGATTATCAGATAAAGTAGTTAGTCAAATTTTGGGCTTGATAGAACGGGGGAAATTGAAGCCTGGGGATAAATTGCCCTCGGAAACAGAGTTTTCAAAACAGTTGGGCATAAGTAGGGGTATACTCAGGGAAGCTCTGACTATTCTTCAAAGTAAAGGGTATGTGAGTAGAAAACCTAAAGATGGGACTTACATAAGGGAATTTTTCGAGAAAAAGGATTTTCAAGGATCTATTTTAGAATCATTTCAAAAAGCGTCTTACCTAGATTTACTAGAAATGAGGGAACCTTTAGAGATTAAGATTGTTGAGCTAGTAATCAGAAGGAGTACAGATGAAGAATTAGAAGAAATTGAAAAAACTTTAGTTCAGAATCCAGATGATTTTAGTTTGGTATCGGATCAAGCCTTTCATCAAAAAATTGCATCCCTTACTAAGAATACTATTTTGACCAACTTTATGTATGTGTATTATGATATGATCCACGATTTAGCAAATAAGACCTTAAGAAGTGGAGAGCGTAGAGAACAGCTTATCAATGAGCATATGGATATCTTGAAAGCATTGAAGGAAAGAGATATCGAAAAGGCACAGGCTACGATGAGCTTCCATTTGAAGAAGGTTAAAGAAACGGTTAGAAATATGAAAATGGATTTAGATATAGATAGTTAG
- a CDS encoding DNA topoisomerase III codes for MNKILVLAEKPSVGRDLARVLKCNKKGNGYLEGNKYIVTWALGHLVTLANPEVYDEKYKSWRIEDLPMLPPKSKLVVIKRSGKQFNAVKKQMQRSDVSEIVIATDAGREGELVARWIIEKAKVKKPIKRLWISSVTDKAIKDGFNKLRPGRDYENLYASAVARAEADWFVGINATRALTCKYNAQLSCGRVQTPTLAMIAKREEEIRKFKPKAFYGITAISDGIKLIWQDSKTKNTRIFDKDRCDKILMSIKSKNSTIQEVDRVYKKKHSPNLYDLTELQRDANKIFGYSAKETLSIMQKLYENHKILTYPRTDSRYITSDIVDTLKDRVKACGVGEYSPIAFKVLKKPIKANKSFVNNSKVSDHHAIIPTEQPVILNSLNNNERKIYDLVVKRFLAVLYPPFEYEQTTIRAKISDEIFIAKGKNIISKGWKEIYDNRFDDDSLKDDILDQTLPNVKKGDTLNISKVSQTSGETKPPSPFNEGSLLSAMENPIKYMGNDNKNLIKTIEETGGLGTVATRADIIEKLYNSFLIEKKGKDIFITSKGKQLLELVPEGLRSPALTAQWEQKLSSISKGKLNKNAFIGEMKNYAKVVVTEIKNSQEKFKHDNITRTRCPQCNKYMLEVNGKKGKMLVCQDRECGYRKSISKITNARCPNCHKKLELRGEGEGRIFACKCGYREKLSSFNKRKKAQSNKASKQDVRKYINKQKKENSEPMNTALAEALAKFKFD; via the coding sequence ATGAATAAAATACTAGTATTAGCTGAAAAGCCTTCCGTTGGAAGGGATTTGGCTAGGGTTTTGAAATGTAATAAAAAGGGAAATGGTTATTTAGAGGGGAATAAATATATAGTTACTTGGGCTTTAGGGCATTTAGTAACATTGGCAAATCCAGAGGTATATGATGAAAAATATAAATCATGGAGAATAGAAGATTTACCCATGCTGCCTCCTAAGTCAAAGCTTGTTGTCATAAAGCGAAGTGGGAAGCAATTTAATGCTGTAAAAAAGCAAATGCAGAGAAGTGATGTTAGTGAAATTGTTATTGCCACCGATGCCGGGAGGGAAGGAGAGCTAGTTGCCAGATGGATAATAGAAAAGGCCAAGGTTAAAAAGCCAATAAAACGTCTATGGATTTCATCGGTTACCGATAAAGCAATTAAAGATGGCTTCAATAAGCTGAGACCTGGAAGGGATTATGAAAATCTTTATGCTTCGGCTGTGGCCCGTGCTGAGGCTGATTGGTTTGTAGGTATCAATGCTACCCGTGCATTAACCTGTAAGTATAATGCCCAGCTTTCCTGTGGAAGAGTACAGACTCCAACCCTTGCAATGATTGCTAAAAGAGAAGAAGAAATTAGAAAATTTAAGCCTAAGGCTTTTTATGGAATTACAGCTATTAGTGATGGCATAAAGCTTATTTGGCAAGATAGCAAAACAAAAAACACCAGAATCTTTGATAAGGATAGATGTGATAAGATATTGATGTCAATAAAAAGTAAGAATTCCACAATTCAAGAAGTAGATAGGGTTTACAAGAAAAAACATTCTCCTAATTTGTATGATTTGACAGAGCTTCAAAGGGATGCCAATAAAATATTTGGTTACTCAGCAAAGGAAACTCTTTCTATTATGCAGAAGCTGTATGAAAATCATAAGATTCTAACCTATCCAAGAACTGACTCTAGATATATAACTTCGGATATAGTAGATACACTAAAGGATAGGGTGAAAGCCTGTGGGGTTGGAGAATACTCCCCAATAGCCTTCAAGGTCTTGAAAAAGCCCATAAAGGCAAATAAATCCTTCGTTAATAATAGCAAGGTTTCAGACCATCATGCTATTATACCTACTGAACAACCGGTAATTCTGAACTCATTAAACAATAATGAAAGAAAAATCTATGATTTAGTTGTTAAACGCTTCTTGGCGGTTTTATATCCACCCTTTGAGTATGAGCAAACTACAATAAGAGCTAAAATTAGTGATGAGATATTTATTGCAAAGGGAAAAAATATAATATCTAAGGGTTGGAAGGAAATCTATGACAATAGATTCGATGACGACAGCTTAAAGGATGATATTTTAGATCAAACACTACCTAATGTAAAAAAGGGAGATACCTTAAATATATCTAAAGTATCTCAAACTAGTGGAGAAACAAAACCACCATCACCTTTTAATGAGGGAAGTTTATTATCAGCTATGGAAAATCCAATAAAGTATATGGGTAATGATAATAAAAATTTAATAAAGACAATAGAGGAAACTGGAGGCCTTGGAACGGTAGCTACAAGGGCCGATATTATAGAAAAGCTTTATAACAGTTTTTTAATTGAGAAAAAGGGCAAGGATATATTTATTACATCTAAGGGAAAACAGCTCCTTGAGTTGGTTCCTGAAGGATTAAGATCCCCAGCATTAACTGCCCAGTGGGAGCAGAAGCTTAGCTCAATATCTAAGGGTAAACTTAACAAAAATGCTTTCATAGGTGAGATGAAGAACTATGCAAAGGTAGTTGTCACCGAAATAAAAAATAGTCAAGAAAAATTCAAACATGATAATATCACTAGAACTAGATGCCCACAGTGTAACAAGTATATGCTTGAGGTGAATGGAAAGAAGGGAAAAATGCTTGTTTGTCAAGATAGAGAATGCGGATATAGAAAGAGCATATCTAAGATAACCAATGCAAGGTGCCCTAATTGTCATAAAAAGCTAGAGCTTCGTGGGGAAGGAGAGGGAAGGATATTTGCGTGTAAGTGTGGTTATAGGGAAAAGCTTTCTTCTTTCAATAAAAGAAAAAAGGCCCAGAGTAATAAAGCCTCTAAGCAGGATGTAAGAAAGTATATCAATAAGCAGAAAAAAGAGAATAGTGAGCCTATGAATACTGCCCTTGCGGAAGCTTTGGCAAAGTTTAAATTTGATTAG